The genomic segment GGTGTCTCCTCGGGCGGCAAGGCAGATGCTGTCATGGCGTCGAACCGGCGGCTGAAGCGATCGACTTCGCGTGGTTTGTCCGAGGTGGAGACAGAGCCCCAAGCGCTGTCGGTCTGGACTCGCGGAGGCAGTGCGTTGCCGAAGTCGAGGAGTACGAAGTCGTTGGTGGAGCGGTAGTTCCTGCGGAAGGGCAGCACCTGGACGGTGACATGGCCCCAGCCCGACAACTCCTCAATCCTTCCGTATTGTTCGCGCATCACATCGGCATCACCCGCAACGTGGCGCAGGGCTGCCTCGCCGAGGATGACGTGCAGCTTTACCGGGTACTCCCGTGTGAGCACTTCCTGACGTCTCATCCGCAGTTCCACGCTACTTCGGATGAACTCGGTCGTGTACTCCTCGATCGGCTTGTGCGCCTCGTGCGTGGCGCGTGCGTAACGCTCGGTCTGGAGCAGGCCGTAGACCACTGTCGGGTGGTACGCCTTCATGGCGCGCGCCTCTGGTTCAAGACCGACGAAGCCAGGCATACCCGCGGGCATGAGGCCTCGGTACTGCGTCAACCAGTCCTGGTTGCTTGATTCCCGGTTGAGGTTGATCAGAGACTCGACGACGGCCTCGTCCGTGACGTTGTACCTCTCCAACAGCTTTCGCAGGTCTCCTACGTTGCGGAAGTTCAAGGCGCCCGCCTCGATGCGCTGGAGCGAGGCCTCGGAGATGCGCAGGCCCTGCGCCGCTTGGCGGCGTGTGAGGCCACCGCCTCGATCGCCGAGCCCACAGTTCTCACGCAGCTGCCGCAGCTGTAGCCCGAGTTCGAGCCGCTGTGCTGTCCGCCCGCGTTTGGCCGCCATGTGCACCGTCCATGTTTCGTCGTGCGAGTCACTGGGTGACGTGCGTCGAGTCTGGCAGCAACTGTGCTGCTCATACGGCCCTTTGTGTAGATCCGCGCATAGTTCAATCTCGACCCGGCTGATTAATCAGCTGGGTTTCGATTGAAACCTATCGGAGGGACCGGTCACGGTGGTTGGGCAACGCTCGCACCGGCCGGGGGCCCACCCCGTGCCGCCGAACAAGGGTTCCGCTCATGCCCGAACTCAAGGCTCCGCCCGCCCGCGATTGGGTCATGGGCTACCCCATGGCGCTCGCCACCGTCCGCCTCGCCCGCCGGCACGTCCGCCGACGGCTCACGACGTGGGCGTGGACCGGCAACATCGACGACGCCGTCCTCGTCGTCTCCGAACTGCTCGCCAACGCCGTGCGCCACGGCAAAGTCCCCGGCCACCACGTGTGGCTGCGCCTTGCCATGGAGGAAGGGGTGCGGCTCGTCGTCGATGTCTCGGATCCGGTGCCCGTGTTCCCGGCGTTCGACGGGGGCGTCGGTGCGGCCGTCGACGGGGGAGAGGGTGGGCGCGGCCTGCTCGTGGTGCGGCAGCTCACCGTCGAGTTCGATTGGTTTCCGCGTACGGGAGTCGGCAAGACCGTACGCGCCAGGGTTGGCGTCGGGGCCCGGTAGCTGCGGCTCGGTGCTTCTGTCTGGTCCGGGCGGGGGCGCTCGGGCATGCTGCGGGGCATGGGGGCACGGCAGGTGCGGGGGCCCGCGCGGTGGCTGTTCTTGGGTGGGGCGGCGACGCTGGCGGTCAGTGGGGCGTGGGCGGTCTGGGCGGTGCGCCGGGATGGCATGCAGCCGCAGGATGTGGCGGGGGTGCTCGGGCTGCCGCTCGGGGTGCTGGGGCTTCTCGTCGGTACGGCCATCAGTCTGAGTGCCTTGCGCTTGCAGCGGGCGAGTGATGGTCTGGGTGTCGCCCTGGACCGGCTGGCGGGGTCTGTCGAGGATGTCGAGGTCGCCGAGCGTACGCACATGCTCGGTACGGGGGCGCATCTCATCGACCTGCACGTCGACGTCGAGCCACGTGGTGGCGGTGCGGCGCCGCGGGGGCGGCAGCGGTTGTCCGACGTCGCGCGGTGGTACTGCGATGCGCCGGACCGCCTCGTCGTCACCGGGCCGCCGGGGGCGGGCAAGACGGTGCTCGCGGTACATCTCGTGGTGCGGTTGCTGGAGGCGCGGGCGGCCGGTTCACCGGTGCCGGTGCGGCTGTCGATCCGGGATCTGACGCCGGTGGGCCGGCGCCGGTGGTGGGGGCTGCGGAGGGCGCGGGGCGGGCTTGAGCAGTGGCTCGTCTCCAGCCTCGTCAAGTCGTACGACGTTGATGGCGTCGCGGCCGTGGAGCTCGTGGCGCGGCGGCTCGTCATTCCGGTGCTGGACGGGCTCGACGAGATGGACACGGAGGGCGACTCGGGGCGCGCGCGGCAGGCTCTGAGCGAGCTCAACGGTTACCAGGGGCTCGGTGGCAGCGCCCCGCTCGTGCTCACCTGCCGTGAGGAGCGGTACACCGAACTCGCGGAGCGACAGGCCTGGTTGCGGGAGGCGACGCTGCTGCGCATCGCGGGGGTCGACGCGGATCAGGCGGGCGCGTACGTGGAGTTGCGGTCCGACGGGCGGTCGTCGCCGGTGGGTGCGGTGGCCCCCGCCATGCGGCGGGACGCGGCGGGGCCGGTGGCCGTGGTGCTGAGCTCGCCGTTCTACCTGGGGCTCGCCGTCGCCGTGTACGGCGGATCTCCGGACGGGCTGCGTCCCTTGCCGGACTTCGGTTCCGAGGACGACCTGCGCTACTACCTCCTCGCACGCTGTGTCCCCACCGCGACGGCCGCGGCCAACGCCGCCGCGCGGCAGGCCAGGGCGAGCGTCATGGGGTCACGCACGCCATGGATCCGACAGCCGGATCACGACCCGGGAGCGGTGCACCGGTGGCTTCACCACATGGCGGGGGCGGAGGGCGGGATCGCCTCGGCGGGACGGGTGCTGGGAAGGGGCTGCACAACAGTCCTGGCGCTGATCGCGGCTCTGGTTCCTGTCGTGTTCGTCCTGCTGGCCCTTCCGGACGCGGTGGCGCAGTACTTCCCGGAATCCTGGTGGCAGCACCGGGTGGGTTCCGGCGAGTCCTGGGCCTATGCGGTGCTGTTCGTTTCCGTCACGGCCCTCGTATGGTCTGAGGGACAACGCGAGCGGAGACCTTCGCGGCCGTCGGAGCAGGTGCGTCAGCGGCCCGGCGGAGTCGGCAACACGGCCGCCCGGGTGGCGCGGCGGGCGGGGGTGGTCGTCGCCCTGGCGTGCGCGCCTGTGATCGCTGTGGGTTCGGAAGCCATGATCCCGTTCACCGACTGGTACGCGGAGATTCCGTCCCCGGTCTGGTACGCGAGTGGATTGGTGACCGTCCTTGTCGTGGCCGGTGCAATCGCGGTGGACGAGGACGTTGTCGCCCACTCCGACGTGCGCGAAGGCATCGGTTGCGCAGCACTGCCGACGGTCTGCGGTCTCGCGGCGTTCGTGATCCGTGAAGTCGACTCTCCCGCGGGGGACTTCGCCTGCACGGCCTCGCTGCTCGGTGCCGTCATTCTCCTCCGACGGTTCGGTTGCCTGCGGGCCTACTCCCTCATCGGTGGATTACTGGGGTGGGCCCTCACATGGGAACCGGTCTATCTGGGGCCTGCCGGCAGCTTCTCGGCCGGTGGAGCGGCGGGCATTCTCACCTCGTACGCCCTGGGGTGCGCACTGCTCGGGTCGGGGTCGGCGGAACGCACTCGTGAAGCGGCGCGGGGCGTGGCGCGGAGCGTTCGGTGGCTGCTGCCGCTCGGCATTGTCGTCGGGCCACTCCTGATCGGCATGGGAGCGACCGTGTACATCGGTTTCGCCGGGGTCGTCTTCCTTGCCATCGCCTGGATGACGCTGATCCTGATCGAGCCACTGGCCCACGCACTCCTCACCCTCACCGCCCACCTCCTCGGCCGCACCCCCCTCACCCCCGACACCTTCCTCGCCTGGGCCTACCACGCAGGCCTCCTCCGCATAGTCGGCGGCGCCTACCAGTTCCGCCACAGCGAGCTCCAGGAATGGCTGCACCGAAACCCGGTCCCACCCGCCAACCGTTGACACCACTCCACCTGAAGTACTACGGTCTGACCACTTCACTCGGAGTACAACGAACAACGTGGCTCGCCGCCACGGCCCAGGCCAGGGAGCCCGTATGCGAAAGCTCGTCTACTTCATCGCCGTCAGCCTCGACGGATTCATCGCAGGTCCCGACGGCGCCGACCCCACCGGCCCCGACGGTTTCTGGCCCGTCGCGCAGGATTACGTCCAGCACCTCGCCACGACCTACCCCGAGACCCTCCCCGCCCCCGCCAGGGACGCCCTCGGCATCACCGCCGAGGGGACCCACTTCGACACCGTTCTCGAAGGCCGCAGGACCTACGGGATCGGCCTCGACGCCGGGCTGACCAACGCCTACCCCCACCTCCGCCACTACGTCTTCAGCCGCACCCTCACCGAGAGCCCCGACCCGGGCGTCGAAGTCGTCGCCACCGACCCCGTCGAGAAGGTGCGGGAGCTCAAGAGGGAGGACGGCAAGGACATTTGGCTGTGCGGTGGCGGCGAGCTCGCCGGAGTGTTGCGCGGTGAGATCGATCGGCTCGTCGTCAAGATCGGTCCGCTCACGCTCGGTTCGGGCACGCCTCTGTTCGCGCAGAAGACCGCGTTCGACCCGGTCCTGTACGAGCGGAGCGACGCCGTGCTCCTCGACAGCGGCACGATCTTCCTGACGTACGACAAGAAGGCCTAAGTCGGACCCACGGCGGGAGCCGCACTCCTAAGCCGGGCCCACGGCGGGAGCCGCACTCCTCAGCCGGTGCCCCTCACCCGCCGCCGCCCGCAACAGCACCTCCACCAGCTCATCAGGGACCGAGAGCATCGGCCAGTGACCCGTCGCCATGTCGAAGAACGTGGCGCGCGGGTCGGCCAGGTGCTGGACGAGCGGCAGGCCCGACACCACCAGGGCCTCCAGCGACGCGATGTCCATCGTGCCGCCGGTCGTACAGAACACGCCGGTCGTGGGAAGGGCCGCGACCGTCTCCGAGATGCGGAGCTTCTGCGCGTACGGGCCCGCCGGCGCGGGGGAGGCGAGGCGTGCCAGTCGGGTCAGCGCTTCGTCGGACACCCCCGCCAGGTTTCCGTGCGCCCGCCACTCCTCCACCGACGGCGCCGGGATCCGCCAGCCGTCCTCCGCCCGCTCCTGCTGGGCCAGAGTCCGATCCCTGGCCGGGCCGTCCGGCATCTGCTCCCGCACCTGGTCGATCATGGAGTAGCCGTCCTGCGGCATGGGGGAGTCCAGGTAGACAAGGCGCGAGACGCGGTCCGCGCGGCGGTCGGCGGCGCCCACGGACGGATAGATGCCGTAGCAGTAGCCGACGAGGACGACCTCGGGCGAATCGGCGGCGTCGATGTGGTCGAGCAGTTGCGTCACGTCCTCGATGTGCGTGTCGAGGTCGACCTCCGGGCCTGCCAAGTGGCGGCGGTCGCCGAGCCCCGTGAGCGTCGCCGCATGCACCTCCGCCCCCGCCGCCCGCAGCCCCGCGGCCACGTCCCGCCAGAGCCAGCCACCCGTGTATCCGCCCGACACCAGCACGAACGACGCGGTCATGGTTCCTCCTCGTACGGTCAGCCGAGCCCGGGACCGCCCCGCGCTCGCCGGTACGGTAGGAACTCCCCCTGAGGGAGGTTCAAGCCGTGACGCCCGCCGAGAATCGACACCTGCCGGCCGACGACCTGTGGAGCATCGGACAGCTCGCCGAACGCGCCGGTGTCTCCGTCAAGACGGTCCGGTTCTACTCCGACCGCGGCCTGCTCCCCGAAGCCGCCCGCAGCGGAGGCGGCCACCGCCGCTACGGCCCCGACGCCCTCGACCGGCTCCGCCTCATCCGCTCCCTGCGCACGCTCGACCTTTCCGTCCCCGACGTGAGCCGCGTCCTGGACGGGGACGGGCGGGAGGACGTATTGGAGGACGTACTGGAGGATGTCATCGCCGGGCAGCTGGAGGCGGTCGGGTCGCGGCTCGCCGCGCTGCGCTGGCGGGAGGCGGCGCTGCAGCTCCTCACCGACTGCGCGACGCCCCAGGAACGCGCCGAACGACTGCGGTTGGTGGGAGCCGTGTCCACGCCGCCCGGGACAGCCGCGCTCGCCCGGTTCTGGCGGTGCTGGCTGCCCGCGCGGCTCCCGTCCCGCGTCGTCACGGCCGTCGTCGACCGGGCCGTACCCGTACCGCCCGACGCCCCGGCCCCCGCCCAAGTCCTCGCCTTCGCGCGGCTCCAGGACTTCGTCACCGCCCCGTGCTTCGTCTCGGGGCCGCGCGCGGGAACCGATTACGGTCAGCCCGAAGTGCATTCGTCCGGCAAGGGGTACCGGCCCGCCGTGCTCTACGAAGGACTCCCCGAGGCCTTCGAACTGGCCGGCCCCGACGTGCGCGCCGGCCGCGCCCCGCGCGAGGGCGAGGCCCTGGACTGCTTCGTCGCCGTCCACGCCGCCGCACTCAACCGCCGCGACACCCCGGACTTCCGCCGCACCCTGCACCGAATGCTCGCGGCCGAGCCCCGCATCGACCGCTACTGGCAGCTGGCGTCCGAGGTGGCGACCCCGCCCGCCGAGACAGCGCAGCCGACGCCCGGCAGCATCGACAACTGGCTGCGTGCGGCGCTGAGTTCGTCGAACCCGCCGATGGCTCACTGAGTCGTACGGTAGTCGCGTGAAAACTGCCGTGACCGTCGACTTCTGGTTCGACCCCGTGTGCCCGTACACCTGGATCACCTCGCGCTGGCTCCGTGAGGTGGAGCGCATGCGGGACATCGACGTGCGATGGCGGGTGATGAGCCTGGCCGTGCTCAATGAGCATCTTGACGTCGACCCGGAGGATCCCGAGGGGCTGTACAAGGAGTACATGAAGGCGCCGGGGCGGATCTGCGCGGCCGTCCGCGAGCGGTACGGCAACGAGGCGCTCGGGCGGTACTTCGACGCGCTCGGCGCGCGGATCCACGGGCAGCAGGACTGGTCGGGCACGGCCGCCGCGCTCGCCGACGCGGGGCTGCCCGCGGAGCTCGACTCGGTCGCGATGACCACCGAGTACGACGACGCGGTGCGCTCCTCGCAGGAGGCGGCCGTCGCGCTCGTGGGCGACGACGTCGGCACCCCCGTGCTCTCCGTCGAGGGCGCGGGCGCGCTGTTCGGGCCGGTCGTGTCCCCGGCGCCGCGGGGCGAGCGGGCGGGGCGGCTGTGGGACGGCGTGGTGCTGATGGCCGGGGTGGAGGGCTTCCATGAGTTCCGGCGGGCGTACGGGGCACTGGACTTCGGCTGAGCTCCCCCGCCTCACCGCTCCATACGGGCAGAAACCTCTGGCCTTGACGCCCACGTCAAGGATTACCGTCGACGCATGCGAATCGGCGAGCTCGCGGCGCGCGCGGGGACGACCACGCGGACGCTGCGCTACTACGAGTCCCGCGGGCTGCTCCCCGCACGGCGGACCGGCAACAACTACCGCACGTACGACGAGGACGACGTGCGGCTCCTGGAGCAGATCAGGACGCTCCAGGACTTCGGGTTCGACCTGGAGGAGACCAGGCCGTTCGTGGAGTGTCTGCGCTCCGGCCATCCGGAGGGCGACTCCTGCCCGGCGTCGCTCGCCGTCTACCGCCGCAAGCTCGC from the Streptomyces venezuelae genome contains:
- a CDS encoding helix-turn-helix domain-containing protein, with translation MAAKRGRTAQRLELGLQLRQLRENCGLGDRGGGLTRRQAAQGLRISEASLQRIEAGALNFRNVGDLRKLLERYNVTDEAVVESLINLNRESSNQDWLTQYRGLMPAGMPGFVGLEPEARAMKAYHPTVVYGLLQTERYARATHEAHKPIEEYTTEFIRSSVELRMRRQEVLTREYPVKLHVILGEAALRHVAGDADVMREQYGRIEELSGWGHVTVQVLPFRRNYRSTNDFVLLDFGNALPPRVQTDSAWGSVSTSDKPREVDRFSRRFDAMTASALPPEETPDFLHRLEREL
- a CDS encoding ATP-binding protein, producing MPELKAPPARDWVMGYPMALATVRLARRHVRRRLTTWAWTGNIDDAVLVVSELLANAVRHGKVPGHHVWLRLAMEEGVRLVVDVSDPVPVFPAFDGGVGAAVDGGEGGRGLLVVRQLTVEFDWFPRTGVGKTVRARVGVGAR
- a CDS encoding NACHT domain-containing protein, whose translation is MGARQVRGPARWLFLGGAATLAVSGAWAVWAVRRDGMQPQDVAGVLGLPLGVLGLLVGTAISLSALRLQRASDGLGVALDRLAGSVEDVEVAERTHMLGTGAHLIDLHVDVEPRGGGAAPRGRQRLSDVARWYCDAPDRLVVTGPPGAGKTVLAVHLVVRLLEARAAGSPVPVRLSIRDLTPVGRRRWWGLRRARGGLEQWLVSSLVKSYDVDGVAAVELVARRLVIPVLDGLDEMDTEGDSGRARQALSELNGYQGLGGSAPLVLTCREERYTELAERQAWLREATLLRIAGVDADQAGAYVELRSDGRSSPVGAVAPAMRRDAAGPVAVVLSSPFYLGLAVAVYGGSPDGLRPLPDFGSEDDLRYYLLARCVPTATAAANAAARQARASVMGSRTPWIRQPDHDPGAVHRWLHHMAGAEGGIASAGRVLGRGCTTVLALIAALVPVVFVLLALPDAVAQYFPESWWQHRVGSGESWAYAVLFVSVTALVWSEGQRERRPSRPSEQVRQRPGGVGNTAARVARRAGVVVALACAPVIAVGSEAMIPFTDWYAEIPSPVWYASGLVTVLVVAGAIAVDEDVVAHSDVREGIGCAALPTVCGLAAFVIREVDSPAGDFACTASLLGAVILLRRFGCLRAYSLIGGLLGWALTWEPVYLGPAGSFSAGGAAGILTSYALGCALLGSGSAERTREAARGVARSVRWLLPLGIVVGPLLIGMGATVYIGFAGVVFLAIAWMTLILIEPLAHALLTLTAHLLGRTPLTPDTFLAWAYHAGLLRIVGGAYQFRHSELQEWLHRNPVPPANR
- a CDS encoding dihydrofolate reductase family protein, with translation MRKLVYFIAVSLDGFIAGPDGADPTGPDGFWPVAQDYVQHLATTYPETLPAPARDALGITAEGTHFDTVLEGRRTYGIGLDAGLTNAYPHLRHYVFSRTLTESPDPGVEVVATDPVEKVRELKREDGKDIWLCGGGELAGVLRGEIDRLVVKIGPLTLGSGTPLFAQKTAFDPVLYERSDAVLLDSGTIFLTYDKKA
- a CDS encoding alpha/beta fold hydrolase, whose translation is MTASFVLVSGGYTGGWLWRDVAAGLRAAGAEVHAATLTGLGDRRHLAGPEVDLDTHIEDVTQLLDHIDAADSPEVVLVGYCYGIYPSVGAADRRADRVSRLVYLDSPMPQDGYSMIDQVREQMPDGPARDRTLAQQERAEDGWRIPAPSVEEWRAHGNLAGVSDEALTRLARLASPAPAGPYAQKLRISETVAALPTTGVFCTTGGTMDIASLEALVVSGLPLVQHLADPRATFFDMATGHWPMLSVPDELVEVLLRAAAGEGHRLRSAAPAVGPA
- a CDS encoding MerR family transcriptional regulator, which translates into the protein MTPAENRHLPADDLWSIGQLAERAGVSVKTVRFYSDRGLLPEAARSGGGHRRYGPDALDRLRLIRSLRTLDLSVPDVSRVLDGDGREDVLEDVLEDVIAGQLEAVGSRLAALRWREAALQLLTDCATPQERAERLRLVGAVSTPPGTAALARFWRCWLPARLPSRVVTAVVDRAVPVPPDAPAPAQVLAFARLQDFVTAPCFVSGPRAGTDYGQPEVHSSGKGYRPAVLYEGLPEAFELAGPDVRAGRAPREGEALDCFVAVHAAALNRRDTPDFRRTLHRMLAAEPRIDRYWQLASEVATPPAETAQPTPGSIDNWLRAALSSSNPPMAH
- a CDS encoding DsbA family protein, which gives rise to MKTAVTVDFWFDPVCPYTWITSRWLREVERMRDIDVRWRVMSLAVLNEHLDVDPEDPEGLYKEYMKAPGRICAAVRERYGNEALGRYFDALGARIHGQQDWSGTAAALADAGLPAELDSVAMTTEYDDAVRSSQEAAVALVGDDVGTPVLSVEGAGALFGPVVSPAPRGERAGRLWDGVVLMAGVEGFHEFRRAYGALDFG
- a CDS encoding MerR family transcriptional regulator; this translates as MRIGELAARAGTTTRTLRYYESRGLLPARRTGNNYRTYDEDDVRLLEQIRTLQDFGFDLEETRPFVECLRSGHPEGDSCPASLAVYRRKLAELDALIGELSAVRDQVGAQLVRAEAALDGGPEPRCELSG